ACATACTACCATTGTTATTGTTCTCTTCGCGAGTGTTAAGTTGtacttataaactaacctagtaCTTTTTTCTTTCATCCTGCATCCAAGAGGAGGAATGCCAAGTGACTGTCGGGATTGTCTGGGAATTCGTTTTCGAATTAGCACCCTGCACCAGACTTGGAAGTGGCTGCATCAGACCATCGCCCTCCACGAGTACCTCATCGCCCTCTCAGCGTCTGCTGCCGATGCTCCTTGTGCTCAACACTAGAGTGTTCCACCAGAATTTTTGAACACAAATTTTAGTGATATAATTAGGACTATTACTACCATTAAGGTAAATCTAAGCTTATAAACTGTTCTTatcttttcatacaaaaaagtgTCTATTTGTGAActgttgaaaataaaatttataaagcaCTAAAATGGCCCAAGCAATGATGAAAAAGATGGCCGGCAGCGCCTGTGTGGTGATCGGCATCACCCGCAGGACTAGCTCCCGCAGCCTGGTGACTGCCAGCAAGACCCTGGCTGCTAAGAAGGAAAGGGAGCTTCCCGCTGAGAGGGAGGTCACAAAGTCTGTATTCATGTCTCAGTCCACTGACATCTACACTAACCTGGCTTTAGAAGACTGGATGTACCGTAACATGGACTTCTCCAAGCACCACGTGATGATGGTATGGAGGAATGAGCCCTGCGTTGTGGTCGGAAGGCACCAGAATCCTTGGCTGGAAGCTAATGTGCCCCTGCTGGCTGACAAAGAGATAGCCCTGGCTCGCCGCAACAGTGGTGGCGGTACTGTCTACCATGACCGTGGCAACCTCAATGTCACATTCTTCACTCCCCGTGAGAGATATGACAGGAAGTACAACTTGGAGCTCATCAAGAGAGCTCTCTACAGAGGCTTTGGAGTCAACTCCGTCATCAACGAGCGCCAAGACATCATTGTCAGAGATAAATACAAAGTATCCTTTTTAAATAACCACTTTCTACCATTTTAAGGCTTATTTAGCCCACCGCATAAGgttgttattaattaaatactgtGGCTATTAATTACTAAAACAATATAATGTAGTAGTAtaccatattatgtatattgacATAGCTGCATCCTTTGTTTCCAACTTTAATGTGGAATTATAACTGTCTTTTCCTTCTGTTACTGTATTGTTATTAACATTTAGAGAGGTTTAGTATCAATGTTTATCATtacaaaatttaatatattttatattaacaataTCTATAATCCGAAAATTTCTAGAATCTGGGATTTATTCTGAAACTTTGCAGTTTACACCCATGCTCTGTTTTTGGATGACAatgacaaattaaatcataaatcataaatcatttattttgctTAAAACATGGTACAATAGATGGTCAACAGTTATAAGTGAAGCACATATTTCACCAGTAGCTGGCATGCAAAATCTACACCTACTTACAACATTTTAAATCAACAAAGCCATAACGAAAAAATATAGATAATGGAAGTAGGAAtcacataaaaatattaaaatacattaaacttaatataactaaatattCAGTAGTGAcatatattttcaaaactaTAGGCACTAGTTATTTCTTTCATAGTTTACATTACTAATAGATAATATACCAATTGAAATGTATCCACAAAAAAATCCTTAATAGTAACCTAGGTTTCTGGAACCGCTGCCAAGCTCGGCCGCCTCTCAGCGTACCACCACTGCACTCTCCTAGTTGACGCCAACAAGTCTGATCTCAGCAAAGCCCTGGCCAAGCGGGAGGTGAGTCAAAGTCCACATGACTGGACCTTTACTTATTTCACCTTTGTTATTGAACTACTTCAATACAATAGAACTTGTCCTTGTAGACTTAGTAAATTTTAATTCTAGCCTTTAACTATTATTGATTTTACAAAGTTTAACAGTTACTATGCACTCAACATGCAATTGAAATCGACTTTCACTGAATATTAATATAGAATAGAATTGACTCCTAACCCCTTTTTGGTTTCCGAATGGGTTTCCGAATGAATGAATTCGGAGAATAAACTTTATGAgcaaagcatttaatgttttaaCTACTTGCATGAATTCAATAGGTGCCTGCCTCTGCATTCTTATAAGATGCTAACAAGCTTGGTGCCGGCAATGTATTTGACTCACAGTAAATAtacatcccatcaaaaacattacatgtaaaaaggtgcaagtctcgcaacgcttctactacaaaaaagttttgagatgtaatgtgaaaccaagtcggttattttaatcagtgccagggggtgttaaaaccgtatcaataagatatctttaatttgtaatacgtataatgacttggccatcgcacggctgcataatgacatatggatcatcgtcacctattaaaaataattctaattgaacataacgctagcgctaattgcagtttgagcattacacacacattatatatacgagtacggtatgtgcgattgccaagtcattatgtattacaaattaaagatatctaattgatacggttttaacaccccctggcactgattaaaataaccgacttggtctcACATTAcgtctcaaaacttttttgtagtagaagcgttgcgaaacttgcacctttttacatgtaatgtttttgatgggatctcatctgtttttgtaggcagtcgttcttttcgggtactcatacccatactatgtatacacatatcataagtaaacacatcttcattcatactcacatcgtgcatcgtagtgtacctttacttaatatataacaatatataacaatagaatataatataataatatgcaagaATATGCAATTATGATACCTATGTACTTCTACTTATACTTAAATACTATTGTATACTGACTTATAACGatgtgttattaataataaatttcatttcattacctactatttgtaggaactgcaacagtaactttgtaatagcatatatttttatGGGATTACAAatttatgcagttcttagatctttaaaacgtgactgatattacaatatttttaggttttctatcgcttgataagctgaaaactacttatgtttaaaatttgaagcttgtgggtatgctagaagtaccttagaattatgatgatcgtgagtgtgtcagtgtcgaaaataaggaactttgacgtacaataattcttaaactacaagttcaaattgaatgtttttacacgactgcccaaaaaaaagagtgtattgttttcagcgttcatgtttgtatgtatatatgtatgtgagtttctttattccacgataacttcagaatgccttaaccgatttagatgtatgatatatcattagaatccttacgtcatcccgggtgacataggctatgtgacgtcattacaaaatcaatgtggcgaacttaatacgccatattacgcaaccttaagaaaaaaatatcttgcaaacctatcgagtagggtatcaaaatgaagcgctttgaaagacgatcaataatatatatacaatatgagggtttaagtccaattttaagaaagtacgaatttacaaaatatattaagaaaagctaatctcataaaaccaaatattatcctattgttggaatattaaaaggaagtggtttgaccgctgatcataaaaaaaaatattatacataggtattatattaatcatattttacttgttttgaaaccaagccagtatgttctaaattgcgctaagggaatagaaaagtgtaaataagttctttgtagagagtctgagattgtagagtccgtcttcagatacaactctgcaacgactttgacggaacaaagtgtgaaagtgtcattataaccgtatatttttatacgtattttttatataaagcccgagatacacttgtaagtttcacttacgtaagtagggacaaagctatttgttagaatgagataatgatattcatctctcattctgtagtatagctgtgtccgtacgtagtacgtaATAAGTTaaacttaagacagatgggctcttcctgcaacttccccgagtattccgaaggccgaactccgcatggggccgacggtccgaagcgtaaggcaggtgcgtgcttcctgtaacttccccaagtatcctaattgcgaaggtcgaaggccgagcttcgcgtagggccgaaggcccggagcgtaagagaggtgcatgctttctgaaGCTTCCCCGAGTagcttaattgcgaaggccgaaggccaagcttcgcgtagggccgaaggcccggaccgtaagaaaggtgcacgctctctgaagcatcctcaagtttcttaattacgaaagccgaaggcccggagcgtaataaagg
This region of Cydia amplana chromosome 4, ilCydAmpl1.1, whole genome shotgun sequence genomic DNA includes:
- the LOC134663138 gene encoding lipoyl amidotransferase LIPT1, mitochondrial isoform X1 gives rise to the protein MAQAMMKKMAGSACVVIGITRRTSSRSLVTASKTLAAKKERELPAEREVTKSVFMSQSTDIYTNLALEDWMYRNMDFSKHHVMMVWRNEPCVVVGRHQNPWLEANVPLLADKEIALARRNSGGGTVYHDRGNLNVTFFTPRERYDRKYNLELIKRALYRGFGVNSVINERQDIIVRDKYKVSGTAAKLGRLSAYHHCTLLVDANKSDLSKALAKREHGIQTNATASVASPVANLSEVNNRVTVDALQTALGYEYMRTPALSLGDGGQNLISQQRGFQFVNPSEDWFPGLSEIRNELQSWDWCFGRTPVFTVSRTFPVPEELLAPSKVYSATQELSINMKVEKGLISDVTLNIAPGLIESGFHGEASVITHLIGKRFTSEALTALQDAMLTRRDSGAKLDDREQFVAKCFDQVVNTV
- the LOC134663138 gene encoding lipoyl amidotransferase LIPT1, mitochondrial isoform X2; translation: MAQAMMKKMAGSACVVIGITRRTSSRSLVTASKTLAAKKERELPAEREVTKSVFMSQSTDIYTNLALEDWMYRNMDFSKHHVMMVWRNEPCVVVGRHQNPWLEANVPLLADKEIALARRNSGGGTVYHDRGNLNVTFFTPRERYDRKYNLELIKRALYRGFGVNSVINERQDIIVRDKYKVSGTAAKLGRLSAYHHCTLLVDANKSDLSKALAKRETNATASVASPVANLSEVNNRVTVDALQTALGYEYMRTPALSLGDGGQNLISQQRGFQFVNPSEDWFPGLSEIRNELQSWDWCFGRTPVFTVSRTFPVPEELLAPSKVYSATQELSINMKVEKGLISDVTLNIAPGLIESGFHGEASVITHLIGKRFTSEALTALQDAMLTRRDSGAKLDDREQFVAKCFDQVVNTV
- the LOC134663141 gene encoding uncharacterized protein LOC134663141 yields the protein MPSDCRDCLGIRFRISTLHQTWKWLHQTIALHEYLIALSASAADAPCAQH